The following proteins come from a genomic window of Planctomycetota bacterium:
- a CDS encoding prepilin-type N-terminal cleavage/methylation domain-containing protein, with protein MSNRVPPSGRTAKAVRPRFIRPPASRNDTMRRRAFTLIELLVVIAIIALLISILLPSLAKARDVSKSVVCGTQLKQLYMAAVLYSYDYKSELPGPREWVDNSIAWFDSWKTPAAVTKGTLYKYTGQKDALYLCPKFIDVCPKGVTPAFSYAMNIYFILPGQVGAKGWAGYPSLRRTTDVKHPASLMLFAEQNPWVTSYNGNAMDDGLFAATLDPKVPGPPFSDALATYHNGADLDTGKGDAAFVDGHVATHSILETYDIATPIQYR; from the coding sequence ATGAGCAATCGTGTACCCCCAAGCGGTCGGACGGCGAAAGCCGTCCGACCGCGTTTCATCCGGCCTCCTGCATCGAGGAACGACACCATGCGACGACGCGCTTTTACGCTCATCGAACTTCTCGTGGTCATCGCGATCATCGCATTGCTGATCTCGATCTTGTTGCCCTCGCTGGCCAAGGCGCGCGATGTGTCCAAGTCGGTCGTGTGCGGCACGCAGCTCAAGCAGCTTTACATGGCGGCGGTGCTCTACTCGTATGACTACAAGAGCGAACTGCCCGGCCCGCGCGAGTGGGTGGACAACTCGATCGCGTGGTTCGATTCGTGGAAGACGCCCGCCGCCGTGACCAAGGGCACGCTCTACAAGTACACCGGCCAGAAGGACGCCCTGTATCTGTGCCCCAAGTTCATCGACGTGTGCCCCAAGGGCGTCACGCCGGCGTTCAGCTACGCGATGAACATCTATTTCATTCTGCCGGGGCAGGTCGGCGCCAAGGGTTGGGCGGGGTATCCGAGTCTTCGCCGGACGACGGATGTGAAGCATCCGGCGAGTCTGATGCTCTTCGCGGAGCAGAATCCCTGGGTGACGTCGTACAACGGCAATGCGATGGACGACGGCTTGTTCGCCGCCACGCTGGACCCGAAAGTGCCCGGCCCGCCGTTCTCCGATGCGCTGGCGACCTATCACAACGGGGCCGATCTGGACACGGGCAAGGGCGACGCGGCGTTCGTCGACGGGCATGTGGCGACCCATTCGATCCTCGAAACCTACGACATCGCCACGCCGATTCAGTACCGCTGA